From one Gossypium hirsutum isolate 1008001.06 chromosome D08, Gossypium_hirsutum_v2.1, whole genome shotgun sequence genomic stretch:
- the LOC121220127 gene encoding dof zinc finger protein DOF2.1, whose product MDPSSRQYQEMPNPTLGNMMVCTKGNEQQERKPRPQPEQALKCPRCDSTNTKFCYYNNYSLSQPRYFCKSCRRYWTKGGTLRNVPVGGGCRKNRRSSSSSSSSSTSSKRSQDQLLMPSNTNLPPIDTSELSLAIARLQKQANVHLGFDENELPVLGNPNSFGLLANQNHFQGFYNYGFENSGGETMMLPYNNDEEIISDATIRTASNGMVAAMKQEVVSDGNKSDENQNQWGLQWQLNGDHGNNYYNMVDFDSVRENWSGLSSTWHGLLNSPLM is encoded by the exons ATGGATCCTTCAAGCAGACAATACcag GAGATGCCTAATCCTACGTTGGGAAACATGATGGTTTGCACCAAAGGAAATGAACAACAAGAGAGGAAACCAAGGCCACAACCAGAACAAGCATTAAAATGCCCAAGATGTGATTCAACCAACACCAAGTTTTGTTATTACAACAATTATAGCCTTTCACAACCAAGGTATTTTTGCAAGTCATGTAGGAGATACTGGACCAAAGGTGGCACATTGAGGAATGTCCCAGTGGGTGGAGGGTGTAGGAAAAACAGaagatcatcatcatcatcatcatcatcatcaacatcatcaaaaAGGAGTCAAGATCAACTATTGATGCCATCCAATACCAACCTCCCACCAATTGACACTAGTGAACTCTCCTTAGCCATTGCTAGGCTCCAAAAGCAAGCCAATGTTCACTTAGGGTTCGACGAAAATGAACTCCCCGTTCTCGGAAACCCTAACAGCTTCGGTCTTCTCGCTAACCAGAACCATTTCCAGGGTTTTTATAATTATGGGTTCGAAAACAGCGGTGGGGAAACGATGATGTTACCGTACAACAATGACGAAGAAATCATCAGTGATGCAACGATAAGGACGGCATCGAATGGTATGGTCGCGGCGATGAAACAAGAGGTTGTCAGTGATGGTAACAAAAGTGATGAGAATCAAAATCAATGGGGTCTCCAATGGCAACTTAATGGTGACCATGGGAATAATTATTATAACATGGTTGATTTTGACTCGGTGAGAGAAAATTGGAGTGGACTCAGTTCAACTTGGCATGGACTTCTTAATAGTCCTTTAATGTAG